From Pseudothermotoga thermarum DSM 5069, a single genomic window includes:
- the lnt gene encoding apolipoprotein N-acyltransferase: MIFLVVSAVLTALSMPGFLLGILVWFSLVFLFKSLENKGPFFGALYGFLFYYIFCVINLFWVLPVLTENLPKVFGRFPSWLGFFVFLLMCAIEALPFAGFGLIYGFMERFIKTNPYKEILFTASLYTLFDYLRGIGQMGFTGGTLSDALYKDVGILQLASIIGPYGLTFLIVAFNCWLYINWRRSLKPLEKLIFYVLIVIAISHVVAAFLPFPVTSEKAIVSVQTNVKQDEKYSTDAFTLAQRYLDLVLGFQDLLVVFPEETFTNDIRGGAVERLFVDTARETNLKFLIGFPTFEGDGYKNSAVLLSSAGVVDQYSKVILFPFVEMLPYPRFFRVFGFLRGLEYLKPGQDFKPLVLPDYPPLGVQICFESYFSKPSRELVKNGAEVLLVCTNDGWFAYNVALKQHFAKAVMRAVENRRQVIQVSNAGITGMIDPYGRILKIVPLRKELAAKFELIPNDTVTIYCRIGDVIIWLCVGILIVVLLLPRRQYVKSERRIFLR; this comes from the coding sequence GTGATTTTTTTGGTTGTTTCAGCTGTTTTGACGGCGCTTTCCATGCCAGGCTTTCTTTTGGGAATCTTAGTTTGGTTCTCACTGGTTTTTCTGTTCAAATCTCTCGAAAATAAAGGACCATTTTTCGGGGCGCTTTATGGTTTTTTGTTTTATTACATCTTCTGCGTGATAAATTTGTTTTGGGTTCTTCCGGTTTTAACGGAAAATCTTCCCAAAGTTTTCGGAAGATTTCCTAGTTGGTTGGGGTTTTTCGTCTTTCTTTTGATGTGCGCCATAGAAGCTCTCCCATTCGCTGGATTTGGTTTGATATATGGCTTCATGGAAAGATTCATAAAGACCAATCCTTACAAAGAAATACTTTTCACGGCAAGCTTGTACACGTTGTTTGACTATCTTCGCGGAATAGGTCAAATGGGTTTCACCGGTGGTACACTGTCCGATGCCCTTTACAAAGACGTTGGGATACTACAGCTTGCTTCCATAATTGGACCATATGGCCTAACCTTTTTGATAGTGGCTTTCAACTGTTGGTTGTACATAAACTGGAGAAGATCTCTAAAACCACTTGAAAAATTGATTTTTTACGTTCTTATTGTGATCGCGATATCACACGTTGTAGCAGCTTTTCTACCATTCCCGGTTACAAGCGAAAAAGCCATCGTTAGTGTTCAAACAAATGTGAAACAAGACGAAAAATATTCCACAGACGCTTTCACGCTTGCCCAACGCTATCTTGATTTGGTTTTGGGTTTTCAAGATTTACTCGTCGTTTTCCCTGAGGAGACTTTCACAAACGACATCAGAGGTGGTGCAGTCGAAAGGCTTTTCGTCGATACAGCAAGAGAAACCAACCTTAAGTTTCTCATTGGATTTCCAACCTTTGAAGGTGATGGTTACAAAAATTCCGCTGTTCTTCTAAGCAGTGCAGGTGTGGTGGATCAATACTCAAAAGTCATTCTTTTCCCGTTTGTGGAAATGCTTCCTTATCCAAGATTTTTCAGAGTTTTTGGCTTCTTAAGGGGACTTGAATACCTTAAGCCTGGGCAAGATTTTAAGCCTTTAGTTTTACCGGATTATCCACCGTTAGGGGTTCAGATATGCTTTGAATCTTACTTTTCCAAGCCGTCCAGGGAACTTGTGAAAAACGGTGCTGAAGTTTTGTTGGTGTGCACGAACGATGGATGGTTTGCTTACAACGTAGCTTTAAAACAACACTTCGCCAAAGCCGTCATGCGTGCCGTTGAAAATCGAAGACAAGTTATTCAAGTTTCCAACGCAGGTATAACCGGTATGATAGATCCATATGGAAGAATCCTTAAAATCGTTCCTTTGCGCAAAGAATTGGCAGCAAAGTTTGAGTTGATTCCAAACGATACAGTGACAATTTACTGCAGAATTGGTGATGTGATAATTTGGCTTTGCGTGGGTATATTAATAGTCGTCTTACTTTTACCACGACGGCAATACGTAAAAAGCGAGAGGAGGATCTTTTTAAGATGA
- a CDS encoding phosphopentomutase translates to MRVIAIVLDSVGIGELPDSHLYGDQGSNTLVNTAKAVGGLNLPNLAKMGLGNLDDILGVPKMKAIGAYGIMHEKSPGKDSTTGHWELAGIILKKPFDIFPNGFPKELIEEFERRTRRKVIGNKPASGTEIIKELGPEHEKTGALIVYTSADSVFQIAAKEEIIPVEELYKYCEIARKLLDEMGYKVGRVIARPFTGKYPNYVRTPRRHDYSLEPEDETLLDILVESGIPVYGIGKIYDLYAGRGITQHIKTEDNLDGILKTIEAIKEKNHTCMIFTNLVDFDMKYGHRNDPYGYAKALEQFDQYLPEIWSNMKDDDFLFITADHGCDPTTPSTDHSRERVPILVCGKIVKQDVNLGIRETFADFGQTIADLFGVRKLKSGTSFKDLIIG, encoded by the coding sequence ATGAGAGTTATAGCCATCGTTCTTGACAGTGTTGGAATTGGTGAGCTTCCAGATTCGCACCTTTACGGCGATCAAGGCAGCAACACTCTTGTGAATACCGCTAAAGCCGTCGGAGGTTTAAATCTGCCAAATTTGGCAAAAATGGGTCTTGGAAATCTGGACGACATACTGGGTGTTCCAAAGATGAAGGCAATTGGAGCCTATGGAATAATGCACGAAAAAAGCCCTGGAAAAGATTCGACGACTGGTCATTGGGAACTAGCTGGAATAATACTCAAGAAACCATTTGACATTTTTCCAAACGGTTTTCCAAAAGAATTGATCGAAGAATTTGAAAGAAGAACAAGAAGAAAGGTTATAGGAAACAAACCAGCCTCGGGGACCGAGATAATAAAAGAACTTGGGCCTGAACATGAAAAAACAGGTGCTTTGATCGTTTATACTTCTGCAGACAGTGTTTTTCAAATAGCCGCAAAGGAAGAGATAATTCCAGTTGAAGAACTTTACAAATACTGTGAAATAGCTAGAAAGCTTTTGGACGAAATGGGATACAAGGTAGGTCGTGTAATAGCAAGGCCTTTCACTGGCAAATATCCAAACTACGTTAGAACACCTAGAAGACACGACTATTCCCTTGAACCTGAAGATGAAACGCTTTTGGATATACTCGTTGAAAGTGGTATACCGGTCTATGGGATTGGCAAAATTTACGATCTCTACGCCGGAAGGGGCATAACGCAGCATATAAAAACTGAGGATAACTTGGACGGGATTTTAAAGACTATAGAAGCCATCAAAGAAAAGAACCACACTTGTATGATTTTCACAAACCTAGTTGACTTCGACATGAAGTACGGTCACAGAAACGATCCATACGGTTATGCGAAAGCTTTAGAGCAGTTTGATCAATACCTACCAGAAATTTGGTCAAACATGAAAGACGATGATTTTCTTTTCATAACGGCCGATCATGGATGTGATCCCACAACACCTTCGACCGATCATTCAAGAGAACGTGTGCCGATTTTAGTCTGTGGCAAGATAGTCAAACAAGATGTTAACCTTGGTATCAGAGAAACTTTCGCCGATTTTGGTCAAACCATAGCCGATTTATTCGGCGTGAGAAAGTTAAAGAGTGGAACATCCTTCAAAGACTTGATAATTGGCTGA